CGCGGTTAGCGCCATGTCGTCGTCGAAGTTTCCAGGCGTAATCAGGCGTGCGGAATCGTCTACATAAAATGCAGCGGGCTTCGCCGTCTTCAGTCCATCGATCGCCGACCGCGCGATGCTGCTTCGTTGCTGCTTCGACGCTCCCGCCTCAAGCCCGGGCGGCACGATGTCGAGCAGAACAACCGGCAACCCGGCATTGGCAATATGCGCGGCAATCCGCGACCCCATCGTTCCCGCACCAAGCACTGCTACCTTACGAATCGTACGTTTGGCCCCAGTGATCCCGCTGTTCGACATTCTCTCCGCTCGCTCCCGTCGCAAACCAGCTTCCAATGCGGATGAAGAATACTGAATGACTATTCAGCACGTCAAGAACCGCTGATTGCCAACTCGTAAGCTGCCGGTTATCTGCAACTTTCCTCCTTGTACAGTTGAAGCCGTATCATGCAGACCATATGAGTGCCGAGATCAGGAACCACACCGCACAATTACTCTCGCGGAGAGAGTTTTGCACATGGGGTGGCGGAGCCGTTGCCAGCCTCCTTACGCGCAGTCTTTGGGCCGCTCCCGCAAAGGGAGGCTACCTGCTCGTCGCCTCCACCGACCGCGAACGCATCATGAAGGCGGCGGACGGCTATCTCTCCGCCGCCCCCCTCACCGTGACCGCATCGCACAGCGAACGCAGCCCTGGCAGCCCGCACGACTACTACTCCGAGGGCGACTACTGGTGGCCCGATCCAAAGAACCCCGGCGGCCCCTACATCCGCCGCGACGGCGAGTCCAACCCCGCGAACTTCAACGGGCATCGCGAGGCCATGGTCCGTCTCAGTCTCATCGTGCCCGCGCTCACCGCCGCGTGGCTGCTTACGCGCCAGAAGAAGTACTCCGACCATGCAGACCATCACCTTCGCGCGTGGTTCGTCGACTCCGCCACGAAGATGAACCCGAACCTCGAACATGCGCAGGCGATCTTCGGTGTCAACAAGGGCCGCGGCATCGGCATCATCGACACGCTGCATCTGGTCGAAGTTGCGCGCGCCGCAACGCTGCTGGGCAACGCCAGCGCGCTCAAGACCAGCGGCGAGGTCCGGCGCTGGTTCGCCGAATACCTGGAATGGATGCGCACCTCAAAGAACGGCCAGGAGGAGCGCGGCGCGAAGAACAACCACGGCACCTGCTGGGTGCTCCAGGCCGCGGAGTTTGCCCGCTTCACCGGCAACGATGATGTCGTCGCATGGTGCCGCGACCGCTTCCGCACCACACTGGTCCCCAGCCAGATCGCCCCCGACGGCAGCCTTCCGCTGGAACTGGCCCGCACCAAACCCTACAGCTACTCCCTCTTCGACATGGACGTGCTCTGCTGCCTTGCGCAAAGCGCGTCCACACCGCAAGAAGATCTCTGGGCCTTCGCCACACCCGATGGGCGAAGCCTCAGGAAGATGATGGAATTCATGGTTCCGTTCATCGACGACAAGAGCAAGTGGCCCTTCGAGCACGACGTCGAACATTGGGATGACTTCCCCGTTCGCAATCCTGCGCTTCTCTTCGCGGGTATCGCCTACGATCAACCTGGCTATCTCACCGTTTGGAAAAGGCTCAATCCTGATCCAACGGTCCCTGAGGTCATTCGCAACTTCCCTGTCCGCCAGCCAATCCTCTGGGTATCATGATTCTGATTAAAGACACAAACGCGCCGTGGAGGCCTCCCACGGCGCGTTTGTATTCGTTCTAAACTACTTCTTACCGCCTGCAAGCCGGTTCATCTCATATCCCGCCATCAGGAAGCCGCCAACGCCGTACACATGGCTCGACGAAGGCTTGAACTTTCCTGGCTGCGCATCCACCGGCTGAATCGAACCCAGGCGTCCGTCGGCATAAACATGCTTCAGCATCCCAGCCCATGACTTCTCCACGACCGGAAGATACGTCTTACGATCGAGAATGTGCTCATTGATGCCGTATGCGATGGCATAGGTAAAGAACGCCGAGCCCGAAACCTCCGGCAGTTCATACGCACCCGGATCGAGCAGACCGGACCGCCACAACCCGTCCTCCCCCTGGATCGACTTCACCTCTTCAGCCATCTGCTTGAACTGCTCCACGTACTTCGCACGGGTCGGATAGTTCTTCGGCATAATCTCCAATACCTTCACCAGACCGCCCAGGACCCACCCGTTGCCGCGCGACCAATATAGGTTCTTCCCGTTGGCCTGCTTCTGCGTCAAATAACGTTCGTCGCGGAAGTAGAGATGGTCCGTCTGGTTGTAAAGTGTCGCGGACGTAAGCCACCACTCGTGGTCCATATAGTCGAGATACTTTTTGTCGCCCGTGGCGGCATACATGCGCGCAAGCACAGGAGGGGCCATGTAAAGCGCATCGCACCACCACCACACCAGCTTTTTGGGGTCGTCCGGACGGATTACCAGACGATCCATAATCTCCTTCGTGTTCGCCATGCGTACCGGTTTGCGCGCTCCCTTCGGATCACCCAGGTAGAGGTCCATGTACGCCTTGCCCATCGCCTCATCGTCAGCATGCGGAAAGCGGTAATCGAGCAGCTCCCACTTCTCCTGCTCGGAGAACTTCAGCACGGCATCGCGAAATGCCGGGTCTCCCGTTGCCTTCGAGGCTGCAAGCAAACCGTCGTACATGGCAGCATACGTCCACAGCCGATTGAACGTCGGCTCGGCAACCTTCACCTGCCACGCCGCCACTTTTTTGACAACGTGCTGAATTGCCGCTGGCTTCAGCTCCGCCGAAATATCGGTCGCCAGTGGGCCTGGATCGTCCGGTGCGTCACCCGAAGCCTTCGAATCAGGCACAGGCTTACTCGCCGCCGCGGAGGAAGCCTGCGCTGCGGCCATAGTGACCGATCCAACAAGCAGCCCTAAAGCAAGCATGCCAGCAACTCCGGTTCGATAGATGCCGCTCCATGGTTTATGGCGGACAAAGGGCTTCAGATTGAGATCAGTAGGGTTCATTTCTAGATAGTTCCTTTCAGTTCAGGCAAGACCCTGGTTCATGACAAGAGCGACTGCGCTGCGCAGTCGCGCGGTATTGCCCTCAAACGAAGGCCGCAACCTTGGAGCCTTCGAAAAGGCATTCTGTTTCAACTCCGCTTCAATCTTCGGGCCAAAGACATGCCAGGCAGCCGTAATGTCGCCGACGATAACAATCTCGCTCGGGGCCAGCGCCGAGGCGATCATGCGCAGACCGCGTCCCAGAAACACGGACATCTTCTCGAGCGCCTTCACCGCATCCGGATCTTCGGCCTGCGCCAGCTTCACCAGCGCCGCAAAGCTTGCCGGCGCGCGCCTGCCGCTCATCTCCTGGTAGTAACGCAGCCCTGCCCTGTTTGAAGCGACCGTCTCCCAGCAGCCGTGCCCGCCGCAACCACACAGAAGCCCGTCTCGCTCCATCTCGATATGGCCGAACTCGCCCGCCATGCCATTGGAACCGCGGAGCAGGCGCCCGTTCGAAAAAATACCTGTACCGATACCTTCGGAGACGTTAACCACCACAAGGTCCTGCAAGCCGTCGCTGTCCCCAAACCACACCTCCGAGAGCGCACAGGCATTGGCCACGTTATCCATCTCCACGCGTAGCCCGGTCGAACGATGAATCTTAGACTTAATGCTCTGCACCGGCCAATTCAGGTTTGGCGCGAAGATCGGCTTTTCCAGTTGCGGATCGGCGCGTCCAGGCAGGCTGATTCCAACCCCATCGAACGACTTGTCCGAATGGTTCGCGATCAGCTTGTGGATCGCGGCAACGATCGAGGCAATCGCTTTCTTCGGATCAATCGGAAGCGCAACAACGTTCTGCGCCACAATTTTGCCGCCCAGGTCTGTAACTGCGACGGTCGTTTGAGACGGATGAATATCCAGAGCAATAACAGCGCGTTGCTGATTCAACTCCAGAAAAGTCGGGTGCCTTCCGCGCGGCAATCTTCCCGTCGATCCGTCCAGTACCCATCGTTCCTTGATCAGGTCCTCGACGATCAGCGAAATCGTGCTGCGCTGCAAACCCGAAATACGGGCCAAGTCGGCGCGCGAGATTGGCTGGCGCGTCCGGATTAGATTGAAGACAAGGTTCCGGTTGATCTGCCGCGGAGTCTTGTTCGACGCGCTGAGCTTTCGCGTAAAGGTAAAAGCATGTGTGGGAGGAGTTGGCATTCTAACTTTCTTACGGGTCTCGGACAAGGAACTACTGTTGTTGGAACTTTTTACACTATCGCCCGCATCTCAATCCAGTGCGCCGTCCGATAAGCGACTGAGTTACCCGCTTACATTCAAAGGCGTTTTGTACGCTCTATGAACTATCTTTGTCAAAACAAATTCATAGATTGACGACAACCTCAATTTCTCATTCGCTAGACCGGTCGACTGCGTATGTTGCTCTAACAATTAGCTAATTGCACTCCGTTAGCCACCAGCCACTCGCTCAAATTGAGCAAAATCTGCCTCGCCGGCGCAGCCCACAAAAGGGTTGTTTCGAGATAACCCTTCCTCGGGGATTGACAATTGTTTTATCAGCGGACTATCTTTCACTCCGTTTCCAAACTTTTTAAATCTTTACGAATAGTCCATAGACAAACGTTTGATTTAGAACATTTATTCCTCTGGAGGCAGTAGAGACGATGCGCATTTCTTC
This region of Acidobacteriota bacterium genomic DNA includes:
- a CDS encoding alginate lyase family protein, which translates into the protein MSAEIRNHTAQLLSRREFCTWGGGAVASLLTRSLWAAPAKGGYLLVASTDRERIMKAADGYLSAAPLTVTASHSERSPGSPHDYYSEGDYWWPDPKNPGGPYIRRDGESNPANFNGHREAMVRLSLIVPALTAAWLLTRQKKYSDHADHHLRAWFVDSATKMNPNLEHAQAIFGVNKGRGIGIIDTLHLVEVARAATLLGNASALKTSGEVRRWFAEYLEWMRTSKNGQEERGAKNNHGTCWVLQAAEFARFTGNDDVVAWCRDRFRTTLVPSQIAPDGSLPLELARTKPYSYSLFDMDVLCCLAQSASTPQEDLWAFATPDGRSLRKMMEFMVPFIDDKSKWPFEHDVEHWDDFPVRNPALLFAGIAYDQPGYLTVWKRLNPDPTVPEVIRNFPVRQPILWVS
- a CDS encoding glycoside hydrolase family 88 protein encodes the protein MAAAQASSAAASKPVPDSKASGDAPDDPGPLATDISAELKPAAIQHVVKKVAAWQVKVAEPTFNRLWTYAAMYDGLLAASKATGDPAFRDAVLKFSEQEKWELLDYRFPHADDEAMGKAYMDLYLGDPKGARKPVRMANTKEIMDRLVIRPDDPKKLVWWWCDALYMAPPVLARMYAATGDKKYLDYMDHEWWLTSATLYNQTDHLYFRDERYLTQKQANGKNLYWSRGNGWVLGGLVKVLEIMPKNYPTRAKYVEQFKQMAEEVKSIQGEDGLWRSGLLDPGAYELPEVSGSAFFTYAIAYGINEHILDRKTYLPVVEKSWAGMLKHVYADGRLGSIQPVDAQPGKFKPSSSHVYGVGGFLMAGYEMNRLAGGKK
- a CDS encoding ROK family transcriptional regulator, producing MPTPPTHAFTFTRKLSASNKTPRQINRNLVFNLIRTRQPISRADLARISGLQRSTISLIVEDLIKERWVLDGSTGRLPRGRHPTFLELNQQRAVIALDIHPSQTTVAVTDLGGKIVAQNVVALPIDPKKAIASIVAAIHKLIANHSDKSFDGVGISLPGRADPQLEKPIFAPNLNWPVQSIKSKIHRSTGLRVEMDNVANACALSEVWFGDSDGLQDLVVVNVSEGIGTGIFSNGRLLRGSNGMAGEFGHIEMERDGLLCGCGGHGCWETVASNRAGLRYYQEMSGRRAPASFAALVKLAQAEDPDAVKALEKMSVFLGRGLRMIASALAPSEIVIVGDITAAWHVFGPKIEAELKQNAFSKAPRLRPSFEGNTARLRSAVALVMNQGLA